From the genome of Apodemus sylvaticus chromosome 3, mApoSyl1.1, whole genome shotgun sequence, one region includes:
- the Tln1 gene encoding talin-1, giving the protein MVALSLKISIGNVVKTMQFEPSTMVYDACRMIRERIPEALAGPPSDFGLFLSDDDPKKGIWLEAGKALDYYMLRNGDTMEYRKKQRPLKIRMLDGTVKTVMVDDSKTVTDMLMTICARIGITNHDEYSLVRELMEEKKDEGTGTLRKDKTLLRDEKKMEKLKQKLHTDDELNWLDHGRTLREQGVEEHETLLLRRKFFYSDQNVDSRDPVQLNLLYVQARDDILNGSHPVSFDKACEFAGFQCQIQFGPHNEQKHKAGFLDLKDFLPKEYVKQKGERKIFQAHKNCGQMSEIEAKVRYVKLARSLKTYGVSFFLVKEKMKGKNKLVPRLLGITKECVMRVDEKTKEVIQEWSLTNIKRWAASPKSFTLDFGDYQDGYYSVQTTEGEQIAQLIAGYIDIILKKKKSKDHFGLEGDEESTMLEDSVSPKKSTVLQQQYNRVGKVEHGSVALPAIMRSGASGPENFQVGSMPPAQQQITSGQMHRGHMPPLTSAQQALTGTINSSMQAVQAAQATLDDFDTLPPLGQDAASKAWRKNKMDESKHEIHSQVDAITAGTASVVNLTAGDPAETDYTAVGCAVTTISSNLTEMSRGVKLLAALLEDEGGSGRPLLQAAKGLAGAVSELLRSAQPASAEPRQNLLQAAGNVGQASGELLQQIGESDTDPHFQDVLMQLAKAVASAAAALVLKAKSVAQRTEDSGLQTQVIAAATQCALSTSQLVACTKVVAPTISSPVCQEQLVEAGRLVAKAVEGCVSASQAATEDGQLLQGVGAAATAVTQALNELLQHVKAHATGAGPAGRYDQATDTILTVTENIFSSMGDAGEMVRQARILAQATSDLVNAIKADAEGESDLENSRKLLSAAKILADATAKMVEAAKGAAAHPDSEEQQQRLREAAEGLRMATNAAAQNAIKKKLVQRLEHAAKQAAASATQTIAAAQHAASAPKASAGPQPLLVQSCKAVAEQIPLLVQGVRGSQAQPDSPSAQLALIAASQSFLQPGGKMVAAAKASVPTIQDQASAMQLSQCAKNLGTALAELRTAAQKAQEACGPLEMDSALSVVQNLEKDLQEIKAAARDGKLKPLPGETMEKCTQDLGNSTKAVSSAIAKLLGEIAQGNENYAGIAARDVAGGLRSLAQAARGVAALTSDPAMQAIVLDTASDVLDKASSLIEEAKKASGHPGDPESQQRLAQVAKAVTQALNRCVSCLPGQRDVDNALRAVGDASKRLLSDSLPPSTGTFQEAQSRLNEAAAGLNQAATELVQASRGTPQDLARASGRFGQDFSTFLEAGVEMAGQAPSQEDRAQVVSNLKGISMSSSKLLLAAKALSTDPASPNLKSQLAAAARAVTDSINQLITMCTQQAPGQKECDNALRQLETVRELLENPVQPINDMSYFGCLDSVMENSKVLGEAMTGISQNAKNGNLPEFGEAIATASKALCGFTEAAAQAAYLVGVSDPNSQAGQQGLVEPTQFARANQAIQMACQSLGEPGCTQAQVLSAATIVAKHTSALCNSCRLASARTANPTAKRQFVQSAKEVANSTANLVKTIKALDGAFTEENRAQCRAATAPLLEAVDNLSAFASNPEFSSIPAQISPEGRAAMEPIVISAKTMLESAGGLIQTARALAVNPRDPPRWSVLAGHSRTVSDSIKKLITSMRDKAPGQLECETAIAALNSCLRDLDQASLAAVSQQLAPREGISQEALHTQMLTAVQEISHLIEPLASAARAEASQLGHKVSQMAQYFEPLTLAAVGAASKTLSHPQQMALLDQTKTLAESALQLLYTAKEAGGNPKQAAHTQEALEEAVQMMTEAVEDLTTTLNEAASAAGVVGGMVDSITQAINQLDEGPMGEPEGSFVDYQTTMVRTAKAIAVTVQEMVTKSNTSPEELGPLANQLTSDYGRLASQAKPAAVAAENEEIGAHIKHRVQELGHGCSALVTKAGALQCSPNDVYTKKELIECARRVSEKVSHVLAALQAGNRGTQACITAASAVSGIIADLDTTIMFATAGTLNREGAETFADHREGILKTAKVLVEDTKVLVQNAAGSQERLAQAAQSSVATITRLADVVKLGAASLGAEDPETQVVLINAVKDVAKALGDLISATKAAAGKVGDDPAVWQLKNSAKVMVTNVTSLLKTVKAVEDEATKGTRALEATTEHIRQELAVFCSPEPPAKTSTPEDFIRMTKGITMATAKAVAAGNSCRQEDVIATANLSRRAIADMLRACKEAAFHPEVAPDVRLRALHYGRECANGYLELLDHVLLTLQKPNPELKQQLTGHSKRVAGSVTELIQAAEAMKGTEWVDPEDPTVIAENELLGAAAAIEAAAKKLEQLKPRAKPKEADESLNFEEQILEAAKSIAAATSALVKAASAAQRELVAQGKVGAIPANALDDGQWSQGLISAARMVAAATNNLCEAANAAVQGHASQEKLISSAKQVAASTAQLLVACKVKADQDSEAMKRLQAAGNAVKRASDNLVKAAQKAAAFEDQENETVVVKEKMVGGIAQIIAAQEEMLRKERELEEARKKLAQIRQQQYKFLPSELRDEH; this is encoded by the exons ATGGTTGCGCTTTCGCTCAAGATCAGCATTGGGAATGTGGTGAAGACGATGCAGTTTGAGCCATCTACCATGGTGTACGATGCCTGCCGCATGATTCGAGAGCGGATTCCAGAGGCCCTGGCTGGCCCTC CCAGCGACTTTGGACTATTTCTGTCAGATGATGACCCCAAAAAAGGTATCTGGCTAGAGGCTGGGAAAGCTTTGGACTACTACATGCTCCGAAATGGG GACACCATGGAATACAGAAAAAAACAGAGACCCCTGAAGATCCGGATGTTAGATGGAACTGTGAAGACCGTCATGGTGGATGACTCCAAGACTGTCACAGACATGCTCATGACTATCTGTGCCCGAATTG GTATCACCAACCATGATGAATATTCACTGGTTCGAGAGCtgatggaagaaaagaaggatgAGGGGACAGGGACcctaagaaaagacaagaccctGCTGCGAGatgaaaagaagatggagaaactaaagcAAAAGTTGCACACAGATGACGAGT TGAACTGGCTGGACCATGGGCGGACGCTGAGGGAGCAGGGAGTGGAGGAGCATGAGACCTTGCTGCTGCGGAGAAAGTTCTTCTACTCAGACCAGAATGTGGATTCCCGTGACCCTGTACAGCTGAACCTTCTCTATGTGCAG GCCCGAGATGACATCCTGAATGGCTCCCACCCTGTCTCCTTTGACAAGGCCTGTGAGTTTGCAGGCTTCCAATGCCAGATCCAGTTTGGACCTCACAATGAACAGAAGCACAAGGCTGGCTTTCTTGA CCTGAAGGACTTCCTGCCCAAGGAGTATGTGAAGCAGAAGGGAGAGCGTAAGATCTTTCAG GCACACAAGAATTGTGGGCAGATGAGCGAAATTGAGGCCAAAGTACGCTATGTGAAGCTGGCCCGTTCCCTCAAGACTTACGGTGTCTCCTTCTTCCTAGTCAAG GAAAAGATGAAGGGGAAGAATAAACTAGTGCCCAGGCTGCTGGGCATCACTAAGGAATGTGTGATGCGTGTGGATGAGAAGACCAAGGAGGTGATTCAGGAATGGAGCCTCACCAACATCAAACGCTGGGCTGCCTCTCCCAAGAGCTTTACtctg GACTTTGGGGACTACCAGGATGGCTACTACTCAGTACAGACAACAGAAGGCGAGCAGATCGCACAGCTCATTGCTGGCTACATCGATATCATCCTTAAAAAG AAAAAAAGCAAGGACCATTTTGGGCTGGAGGGAGATGAAGAGTCTACTATGTTGGAGGACTCAGTGTCTCCCAAAAA GTCAACAGTCCTTCAGCAGCAGTATAACCGAGTGGGGAAAGTGGAGCATGGCTCGGTGGCTCTCCCAGCCATCATGCGCTCTGGAGCCTCTGGTCCTGAGAATTTCCAAGTGGGGAGCATGCCACCTGCCCAGCAACAGATTACCAGTGGCCAGATGCACCGAGGACACATGCCACCTTTG ACTTCAGCCCAGCAGGCGCTCACTGGAACCATTAACTCCAGCATGCAGGCAGTGCAGGCCGCCCAAGCTACTCTGGATGACTTTGATACTCTACCACCTCTTGGCCAGGACGCC GCCTCCAAAGCTTGGCGTAAAAATAAGATGGACGAATCAAAGCATGAAATCCACTCCCAGGTAGATGCCATCACAGCTGGCACTGCCTCCGTGGTGAACCTGACAGCAG GAGATCCTGCAGAGACAGACTATACGGCAGTGGGCTGTGCAGTCACCACCATCTCTTCCAACCTGACGGAGATGTCCCGTGGAGTGAAGTTGCTGGCTGCCCTGCTGGAGGATGAAGGTGGCAGTGGCCGGCCCCTTCTGCAAGCAGCAAAGGGCCTTGCAGGGGCAGTGTCAGAACTACTTCGCAGTGCTCAGCCCGCCAGCGCTGAG CCCCGTCAGAACCTGCTGCAGGCAGCTGGGAACGTGGGCCAGGCCAGTGGGGAGCTGTTGCAGCAAATCGGGGAAAGTGACACTGACCCCCACTTCCAG GATGTTCTAATGCAGTTAGCAAAGGCAGTGGCTAGTGCCGCAGCGGCCCTGGTCCTCAAGGCCAAGAGCGTGGCCCAGCGCACAGAGGACTCTGGCCTTCAGACCCAAGTCATCGCTGCCGCTACACAATGTGCTCTGTCCACTTCCCAGCTGGTGGCCTGTACCAAG GTGGTAGCACCTACAATCAGCTCACCTGTCTGCCAAGAACAGCTGGTAGAGGCCGGACGACTGGTGGCCAAAGCTGTGGAGGGctgtgtgtctgcctcccaagcagcTACAGAAGATGGACAGCTGTTGCAGGGTGTGGGAGCAGCGGCCACGGCTGTCACCCAGGCCCTCAATGAGCTGCTGCAGCACGTGAAGGCCCATGCCACAGGAGCCGGGCCTGCCGGTCGGTACGACCAAGCCACTGACACCATCCTCACTGTCACTGAAAATATCTTCAGCTCCATGGGTGATGCTG GGGAAATGGTGCGACAGGCCCGCATCCTGGCCCAAGCCACCTCAGACTTGGTCAATGCTATCAAGGCTGATGCTGAGGGGGAGAGTGATCTGGAAAACTCTAGAAAGCTCCTGAGTGCTGCCAAGATCCTCGCTGATGCCACTGCCAAGATGGTGGAGGCGGCCAAG GGAGCAGCCGCCCACCCTGACAGTgaggagcagcagcagcgacTCCGTGAAGCAGCGGAGGGGCTTCGCATGGCCACCAACGCAGCTGCACAGAATGCCATCAAGAAGAAATTGGTGCAGCGCCTGGAG CATGCAGCCAAGCAAGCTGCAGCCTCTGCTACACAGACCATCGCTGCAGCCCAGCATGCAGCCTCTGCTCCCAAGGCCTCTGCGGGCCCCCAGCCCCTACTGGTGCAGAGCTGCAAG GCTGTGGCAGAGCAGATCCCATTGCTGGTGCAGGGTGTCCGAGGAAGCCAGGCCCAACCTGACAGCCCTAGTGCACAGCTCGCCCTCATTGCTGCCAGCCAGAGCTTCCTGCAG CCGGGTGGGAAGATGGTGGCTGCAGCAAAAGCCTCGGTGCCGACAATTCAGGACCAGGCTTCCGCGATGCAGCTGAGTCAGTGTGCAAAGAACCTAGGCACGGCCCTGGCAGAGCTCCGCACTGCAGCTCAGAAG GCTCAGGAGGCATGCGGACCTTTGGAGATGGATTCTGCACTGAGTGTCGTACAGAATCTAGAGAAAGACCTACAGGAAATAAAAGCAGCAGCTCGAGATGGCAAGCTAAAACCCTTACCCGGGGAAACA ATGGAGAAGTGTACCCAAGATCTTGGCAACAGCACCAAAGCGGTGAGCTCTGCCATCGCCAAGCTACTGGGGGAGATTGCCCAGGGCAATGAGAACTATGCAG GTATTGCAGCTCGGGATGTAGCAGGCGGACTAAGGTCACTTGCCCAGGCTGCGCGGGGTGTAGCCGCACTGACATCGGACCCTGCCATGCAGGCCATTGTGCTTGACACAGCCAGCGATGTTCTGGACAAGGCCAGCAGCCTCATTGAGGAGGCAAAAAAAGCGTCTGGACATCCAGGGGACCCGGAAAGCCAGCAAAGGCTTGCTCAG GTAGCTAAAGCGGTGACGCAGGCCCTGAACCGCTGTGTCAGCTGCTTGCCTGGCCAGAGGGATGTGGATAATGCCCTGCGAGCAGTGGGAGACGCCAGCAAGCGACTCCTGAGTGACTCG CTTCCTCCGAGCACCGGCACATTTCAAGAAGCACAGAGCCGGTTGAATGAAGCTGCTGCTGGCTTAAACCAGGCAGCCACAGAGCTGGTGCAGGCCTCCCGGGGAACCCCTCAGGACCTGGCTCGCGCCTCCGGCCGATTTGGACAGGACTTCAGCACCTTCCTAGAAGCTGGTGTGGAGATGGCTGGACAGGCCCCG AGCCAGGAGGACCGAGCCCAAGTGGTGTCCAACTTGAAGGGCATATCCATGTCTTCAAGCAAACTTCTTCTGGCTGCTAAGGCCTTGTCCACAGACCCTGCTTCTCCCAACCTCAAGAGTCAGCTGGCTGCAGCTGCCCG GGCGGTGACAGACAGTATCAACCAGCTCATCACCATGTGTACCCAGCAAGCCCCTGGCCAGAAGGAGTGTGACAATGCCCTTCGGCAGCTTGAG ACAGTCCGAGAGCTCCTGGAGAATCCAGTCCAGCCCATCAACGACATGTCCTACTTCGGTTGCTTGGACAGTGTCATGGAGAACTCAAAG GTCCTAGGTGAGGCCATGACTGGCATCTCCCAAAATGCCAAGAATGGGAATCTGCCGGAGTTTGGAGAAGCCATTGCCACAGCCTCCAAGGCTCTCTGTGGCTTCACTGAGGCGGCCGCCCAG GCGGCGTATCTTGTTGGTGTCTCTGACCCTAATAGCCAAGCTGGCCAGCAAGGACTGGTGGAGCCCACACAGTTCGCCCGTGCAAACCAGGCGATTCAGATGGCCTGTCAGAGCCTGGGGGAGCCTGGCTGTACCCAGGCCCAG gtgcTATCTGCAGCCACTATTGTGGCCAAACACACGTCTGCACTGTGTAACAGCTGTCGCCTGGCTTCTGCTCGGACTGCCAATCCTACTGCCAAGCGCCAGTTTGTACAGTCAGCCAAGGAGGTGGCCAACAGTACAGCCAATCTTGTCAAGACCATCAAG GCACTAGATGGGGCCTTCACCGAAGAGAACCGTGCCCAGTGCCGAGCAGCCACAGCCCCTCTGCTGGAAGCTGTGGACAACCTCAGTGCCTTTGCATCCAACCCTGAGTTCTCTAGCATCCCTGCCCAGATCAGCCCTGAG gGCCGAGCTGCCATGGAGCCCATTGTAATCTCTGCCAAGACCATGTTAGAGAGTGCCGGCGGCCTCATCCAGACGGCTCGGGCACTAGCAGTCAATCCCCGGGACCCCCCACGGTGGTCTGTGCTCGCCGGCCACTCTCGGACTGTCTCAGATTCTATCAAGAAGCTCATTACAAGCATGAG AGACAAAGCCCCAGGGCAGTTGGAGTGTGAGACAGCCATTGCGGCTCTGAACAGCTGCCTGCGGGACCTAGACCAGGCTTCTCTTGCTGCTGTGAGCCAACAGCTTGCTCCCCGTGAAGGGATCTCTCAAGAG GCATTGCACACCCAGATGCTCACTGCGGTACAAGAGATTTCCCATCTCATTGAGCCCCTGGCCAGTGCTGCTCGGGCTGAAGCCTCCCAGCTGGGACACAAG GTGTCCCAAATGGCCCAGTACTTCGAGCCACTCACCCTGGCTGCAGTGGGTGCTGCATCTAAGACCCTGAGCCACCCGCAGCAGATGGCACTTCTGGACCAGACTAAAACACTGGCGGAGTCTGCCTTGCAGTTGCTGTACACTGCCAAGGAGGCTGGTGGTAACCCCAAG CAAGCAGCACACACCCAGGAAGCCCTGGAGGAGGCTGTGCAGATGATGACGGAGGCTGTGGAAGACCTGACGACAACCCTCAACGAAGCAGCCAGTGCTGCAGGTGTCGTTGGCGGCATGGTGGACTCCATCACCCAGGCCATCAACCAG ctaGATGAAGGACCTATGGGTGAGCCAGAAGGTTCGTTCGTAGATTACCAGACAACCATGGTTAGGACGGCCAAGGCCATTGCTGTCACTGTTCAGGAGATG GTAACCAAGTCAAACACTAGCCCTGAAGAGCTGGGCCCTCTTGCCAACCAGCTGACCAGTGACTATGGCCGACTGGCCTCACAAGCCAAGCCTGCAGCCGTGGCCGCTGAAAATGAGGAG ATAGGTGCCCACATCAAACACCGAGTACAGGAGCTGGGCCACGGCTGTTCCGCTCTGGTCACCAAGGCAGGCGCCTTGCAGTGTAGCCCCAATGACGTCTACACCAAGAAGGAGCTCATAGAGTGTGCCCGCAGAGTGTCAGAGAAG GTCTCCCATGTTCTGGCCGCACTCCAGGCTGGGAACCGTGGTACCCAGGCCTGCATTacagcagccagtgctgtgtCTGGAATCATCGCTGACCTCGACACCACCATCATGTTTGCTACTGCTGGCACACTTAACCGCGAGGGTGCGGAAACCTTTGCTGACCACCG GGAGGGGATCTTAAAGACAGCAAAGGTTCTTGTGGAGGACACCAAAGTCCTAGTGCAAAATGCAGCTGGGAGCCAGGAGAGGTTGGCACAGGCCGCCCAATCCTCGGTGGCCACCATCACCCGTCTTGCTGATGTCGTCAAGCTTGGTGCGGCCAGCCTAGGAGCTGAAGACCCCGAAACTCAG GTGGTGCTGATCAATGCAGTAAAGGATGTCGCCAAGGCCCTGGGAGACCTCATCAGCGCGACGAAGGCTGCAGCGGGCAAAGTTGGGGACGACCCTGCTGTGTGGCAGCTCAAGAACTCGGCAAAG GTGATGGTGACCAATGTGACATCATTGCTCAAGACAGTCAAGGCTGTGGAAGATGAGGCGACCAAAGGCACACGAGCCCTAGAGGCAACCACAGAGCACATACGTCAGGAGCTGGCG GTCTTCTGTTCCCCAGAACCGCCTGCCAAGACCTCTACCCCTGAAGATTTCATCCGAATGACCAAGGGTATTACTATGGCAACAGCCAAAGCTGTTGCTGCCGGCAATTCCTGCCGGCAGGAAGATGTCATTGCCACAGCCAATCTGAGCCGACGCGCCATTGCAGACATGCTTCGGGCTTGCAAG GAAGCAGCTTTCCACCCAGAAGTGGCGCCTGATGTGCGGCTTCGAGCCCTGCACTATGGCCGGGAGTGCGCCAATGGATACCTGGAGCTGCTGGACCACGTGCTGCTG ACCCTTCAGAAGCCTAACCCAGAACTGAAGCAGCAGTTGACAGGACACTCGAAGCGGGTTGCCGGCTCCGTGACTGAGCTCATCCAGGCTGCTGAAGCCATGAAGG GAACAGAATGGGTGGACCCGGAGGACCCGACTGTTATTGCTGAGAATGAGCTCCTAGGAGCCGCAGCTGCCATTGAGGCTGCAGCCAAAAAGCTAGAGCAGCTGAAGCCCCGTGCCAAACCCAAG GAGGCAGATGAGTCTTTGAACTTTGAGGAGCAAATCCTGGAAGCCGCCAAGTCCATCGCCGCAGCCACCAGTGCCCTGGTAAAGGCTGCGTCGGCAGCCCAGAGGGAGCTGGTGGCCCAAGGAAAG GTGGGCGCCATTCCAGCCAACGCCCTGGATGACGGCCAGTGGTCTCAGGGCCTCATTTCCGCT GCCCGTATGGTGGCTGCGGCCACCAACAATCTGTGCGAAGCAGCCAATGCTGCTGTCCAGGGCCACGCCAGTCAGGAGAAACTCATCTCCTCAGCCAAGCAGGTCGCCGCCTCCACAGCCCAGCTCCTGGTAGCTTGCAAGGTCAAAGCAGATCAGGACTCTGAAGCAATGAAACGGCTCCAG GCTGCTGGCAATGCCGTGAAGAGAGCCTCGGATAACCTGGTGAAGGCGGCCCAGAAGGCTGCAGCTTTCGAGGACCAGGAGAATGAGACAGTGGTGGTGAAGGAGAAGATGGTTGGGGGCATTGCCCAG ATTATCGCAGCACAGGAAGAGATGCTTCGGAAGGAGCGAGAGCTGGAAGAGGCTCGGAAAAAGCTTGCCCAGATCCGGCAGCAGCAGTACAAGTTCTTGCCGTCAGAGCTTCGAGACGAGCACTGA